The nucleotide window ACAACATTGTGGTTTTGACCATCGATCAACTGTTAGTAATGAAAAATCTATTTCAGAGTAAGGTGGAGGAGGGACAACAGGCGTTACTGGGTTCGCAATATGAGTGTTATAGTACAAAGGCAAATCTACTACTAGCTCATTATCACACTGAACATCCTCATTTACGTTTGTATCATCACTATAAATCCATTGTTTATCAGAATCTTCTTCGATCCCATAAGATTTTGAATCATATACCCATTGACGCGGACAAATATCTTCACATTCATTGATAACCCCAAAACCTTATCCTCATCCGTACTGCCATGAATTTGAGATGATTAATAGCATAAAACCGTATCATCACTTGCATGTGCAGAAGCACCTACATCAGTACTAGTAGCATTTGATGGTCCTGCTTCATCAACAATATTTGTGGTTGCATCCAGTCGAAAAATGTCAATATATAATTCAATCAATGACATACCTCCAATttcatcaatgaaattaaacataatatttacatcatcatCATTAGACAAACCCATGCAGTCCCATTTCACTGAACCATCTTCCACAATAGGTTGTCTAAATAAGATATCCGATATAAAATCACATCCAGCTTTAAGACCAATTCCAGGTACTATTTTCATACCTAAAGTACTAAAATCAATGTGTTTACCAATACTAATGACCGTCGATAAACCCCCCACAATAGTAATAGCCTTCATTATCCATAATAATTTCTTCATCCCAATATAAAGTAGTAAAAGATGGAATtgacatttttttattaaaaaaaaggtaTTATTTTAATAAAGCATGACAAAagctataaattaaaatttacatatattattataaaaaacatttgtgttatattaaattaaattaaatatttgtatGAATGGGTTCAGGTCTCAAATACCAACCCGGTAAAATCCGAACACTACTGCAACCCatcaataatattaatttaactaAGTCGAACTCGTCCCAAATCCCGTCCTATTACGAGTTGGCAAATGCCTAGCCCGTTCCCATCTATAAGGATGACAAAGGATTTTCAATGAAATTTTTACAACCAGTAAGAATTGCTACAACTGCTTCCATAGGGATGGTTGGGTTGAGCAATTCTAATTaaatattcaaaaaaataaacattgtatttttttaatcattatattaaactattgtattttttttaaattaaaaattactagACATATAAttactatatttttaatttttaggcaTTACTTATATTTTGAATATTCTATGAATTTTTTGAGAAAGTTAAACTATTATTTTTTGtttatgtaaatttttttaatcacaATATTcaactattttatttttaaaaattaaaattatgtataattactatatattttttatatttcaatttttttttattgtctaTTGAATATTTTCCTAATTGTATAATTTATGTGATATTTTcctataatttatgtaaatttttttaatcatgatattcaattagtttttttaaaaataaaaattacctaTAATTACTATACTTTTATTTTCAGGCATtatttatatttcaaattttttattttattcttatatattttcttaattgtataatttatattatattttcctACATATCCTTCATTAACTCATTTTTCTATGAAATTTTTATgatcttaaaataataatttaggtttttgtaaattttagctTTATGCAAACTTTTTATTCAACAtatcaaaatattatattttaatatgaaaaaataaaattttatcttcGGCCAAATCTatgatttttctaattttttattttttaaaaatttgatgttaataatacacattttaaaatatttttttaaaatattttgttaaTAATACACATGatgttaataatattattttctaattttgttATGTCTctattaactttatttctctcttaCAATCTTTACAATTGTAGTGTCGACTTAAATTTCTAAAAATAATCCATATATTATTTTCAGGTTACCTATAACTTACTCAAGtattcaaataattaaattacaCATAACACTAAAAATTCATATAAAACTATATCCCTAAACACTAATAATATCACAAAAACCTACTTCACATCATAACACATGCATGCATGCATACTTACAAAAATTATTTCATCAACTTTCTCTAATAATAAAAACATTTAACACTCAAATATTTCAATATATTACAAGTAAATAGGTGACCCAACTAACAAAATAAATACCTTAAATTTTCAAGGACAAAAATTCGGCACAAATAACTTTTCTAAGCTTCACTTATGCTATTCCAACTAAGAATCGAACTAaaccttttttttctttccaCGACTGCAGCTCCTCTCGTTGTTGCTGGTTTACCAAGCAAGAAGAGTGACAATAGCTCTACTAATTTTACACCAAcaaaagagaaaatgagaagaaGAGAGTGATGATCAATATTAAAGGAAATGAGTTCGGCTTCGTGTGTGGCATAAACTGAGGGAGATGAGGCTGTGTATATAGAAAATTTGAACTCTGGACGCCAATAATATTAGCGTCCCACGCACACTGAACTATCCCATCCCTCTCTGCAAGATTTACTGGGTGAGTGACCTGAGCTCTGCACGCCATTGTGAATGGCGTCCCAACTGCAACCTGCACGCCATTTATAACGGCGTCCGCTTCATCAGCAACGCCTGACGTGACTACCTGCAGAGATTCACCGGAAAAGTTATCGTGCACTTCAGACACTTATTTTGAATAGTGTCCCGTCTCCATACGCTATTTTGAATGGCGTCCCGTCCCGTCTCGCCACCTTTCCACATTACCATTTTTCACCCAATTTAGGTAATTTTTATAATCAAAACCTTGTCTTGATAAAATTTATACCTACACTACCCCATTAGGGTAAAATCCCCAAATAGCACCATGTGCAGTCATAATCATTACTGTAATAAACAGTGGCTATTCAATTCCAGTGCAGTCTTCACAGCGATGCAACCATCTCAAGAACCATGAAAATACTGCTAGCACAAAAGTTAGTAATAATGCTAGCACAAAAGTTAGTAATAATGCTAGCACACAGTACCCagttatttattttctttaggaTTGAATATCTAATTTTCACTTCTGACCTTCAAATCATCAGTGGAAAAATATTTCCATAATTCCCAAGAGTCTACAATCTCCAGCATATTCAATCATACTTGAATATTTGGAGACACAGTtcctttctcaatttcaatcacaaACAAGTATCAATCTCCAAAATTCAACGAGAGAGACTGGCCACAAATAGACAACATAAGCCTTCCAATGATTTTCCAAAACCCAAATGGAAATGATCAAATCAATAACAAAATTTGCAGAACGTCCTCGACATTTCCTCCGTATCAATCTATCCAAGGCGACTACCTTCATCCTTTCTACACAAAAATACACTTCATGATCACATAATTTAATCCTTAGCCAAGCCAAGCTCATCAACAAGAATAGTTTCATAAATGCCATATAAACAATCCAAGAAAACCAAATGCGAAGCATAAGGAAATATGTAGACAAACTAAACAATCCAAATATATAGAATCCTTAGTTATGCAAAATCAATTATAGAGCAAATCTTAATCCAGTTCTAGCACAGAAATACAAGACATGACATGCATGTGAAGATTAAAGACTTGCAGTCTATGGAGATGGCACCACATAATCGACAACAATAAAGCTCTCTAGACAATCTTTCACCTTCTCTCTTTGCAAGTTCACCAGTTCTTCTTTCGAATCCACAGCCTCTATTCCACTCACTCCTGGAAAAACCGCAAGCGAGGCGATTGAATAACCTTTGGCTCTCGCTGGAGAGAAATTCTCTCCACAAGTTATCTGATTGATCTCTCCAAAACTCCCCTTGATCCCTTTAATAAGGGCCAAAATCTCATCTTTCACTTCCTCGCCCAAATTTTCCTTCAATTTTAGAAAGATCACTCTTATTGCGGAACCGGGAGGTAGGACAATGGGGCCTTGGAGATCATCGGCAACCCAATCAACAGCCATGATGTCATCGCAGATAGGGAGAACCGACTCTTTAACAGCGGTGAGGTGGCTAGGATGTACGGTATAGGCGTTGAGGTCATCTCTGGAGGAGTAGCGGCTGTGAAGCATGTGAGTGAAGGGGATGGGAGAGGATTTGGTGCGGTAGAGTGGAGCGGCGGCAAGGTGGAGCACGGGATCAAGAGAGACGAGGGCGTTGAGAGAGGTGAGCATGGTGTTGACTTCGGTGGGGTCCGTGTTGTCTTTGACTTTGAAGAGGACAATGTGTTCGATAGTTGTTGTTGACATCTTGATCGGAGATTTGCGAGAGTAAGGCCTGAAGGAGGAGGAGGGAAGCTTCAGGTGGTGTTTGGGGGATGAGAAACTGAGGGAAAGTGGGGAAGAACAGAGTAAGCCAGGGGCCACCACACACAGCATCCTCATCTTATAAGCGCCAGCAGTGACAGTGATAGCTGCCGACTAGGAGCTAGCGAAGTGACTAACTAACTGACGATTCCTCTCGGATTTAAtaggcttattattattattttttattttatataagcaCAATATTCATGTTATGCacaaaaacaatatatatatatatatatatatatatatatatatatatatatatatatatatatatatatatattattttttaattaaaaaattttaatattattatttaaaatattaaaattttaaaatattagtaataaattttaataaataaattaataattatttttaaattaataaacttaataattataaatttttttaatggctataaattattcttcatatataataataataaaattattttaaaataataaaaattaaattaaaatttattaaatgcataaaaatttttagatattcaaagtaaatataaatcttaattttattgtaattgaattttaaaattaaaagtcttgagtttttaaattattagtaattaaatattaaatataattataataaatgtgTTCAAAAATATTTAACTTTcttttaaagtaattataattaactttttaaattaaaaaataaaaaatttataattaatgaaaattatatttggtaattaatatttttttattatttaaatttatatcaaaataattaagaattgtatttaaaaataaattaatataataattatatattacaattgtttaagaaatatagaaaaattattatcaataaatttaattaaaaattattgcttgctataaatgtgacaaatttaaaattttatctttttttgaatttattttataaaatctgAACAATCTCTTCATTAGAAAGCGAAcatgaaatatatataaattgGTATATGTGTGTTCAttgagtataattaataaattaatatgattaactcTTGGTTTTTCTTatctctaattaaattaaaattttatagacatttgtaataataataataataataataataataataataataataataataatagctacttattataatattaaaatgtaataattatataatttataacttacatatacataattaggaaattaataacttaatcataatttatagaaattatattattaattaattttttaaataataataaaataatataacataacatgattaatattaactaaattaataatattaattatttattaatatactaaaaaaatatcaaaaaaaataatgaaaattaaatattaatataaatttattgtttaccataactataaaaataaatttttatttcatttcattttttcataattcattttatatagcattcaatatataattaaaaatatatctttattaaataaatactaaaataaaataaataaacgataaatttataaaattattaaaatatgcctaatatttttaattagttaactataaaaatTGTGATAATGATGataatagtaaaaataattaattataaaagtaatagtaataattaattacattaattaatataattattaaatataacatctatatatatatataatagagaGTTTTTCCTGTACCTAATTAAATTGAGGTTtctacataataataataataataataataataataattacttattACAATATTAAAGTAATAATTAAGTAAATAGTTTGTAACTTATATActcataattaagaaattaataacttaatcataatttaaaaaaattatatcattaattaatttttctaaatgataataaaacaatataacataattaatattaatcaaagtaataatattaattatttatcaatatattataaaaatataaaaaaatgaaaattaaatatagatATAAATTTCCTATTTgtcataactatgaaaataaatttttatttcatttcatttttttataattcatatatatatatgtgtgtgtaaaaTTAAAAagtgtaaaattaaaaatatatcctgattaatgattttaatttaaagcatatattttaaaggaaattaaacttaataaaaaaatttatcattaatttctaaaaaaaaatttaaatattttctgaTTCTTAGTTCTAATTTTAAacagatattttaaagaaaattaaacctaattacagtaattaataatttttcattatttaaatttggaagatcatattaattaagaattgtatttagaaaaatagattatataataattatatattacaactatttaggaaatatatgtaaaatttaattttgattttttttaaataacctttaataattagacatcttttaaaaaaaatcaattattaatttctcacaaataTTTAAATATCATTGATTCTTGGTTCTAATTTAGAacagatattttaaagaaaattaaatttaattaaaactatttaggaaatataaataaaatttaatgttgaccttttatttttttttttaaattaaagatatttaaatttagaagttatataataattatatatttcaactctttaaaaaaatactaaaaagATTAGGTCTCAAAGACAGAGTCTTTTTTATAGTTatcattctttcttcttcttcttcttcattttattAGTGTTTTGCTTTAAAATGATAATTCTCTTTATAATTCTTTCTGGATTCTCACTTATTTTGCCACTCTTTATGGTAATTTTGCTACGCTTTTTTTCATTTGACTTGGCTACACTTGTTTCTGTGCTCTGTTTTTTGTTAGGATTGCTGATTTTCTACttaatttttctaaaaataaaaatatttcaactttatttttaaaaaatacgaAATACCTTCCTTACTAAGAATATTATTTTTTTGAGCAAAACAGGATCACTCTATTCTAATGCCAGTTAAACAAAAAttgtctttatttatttatttatttgttttctttaatATTATGGGAGGCATGTTTTATTTGTTGAGGTGAATTTTATGATGAATATTCCTagtatttgatttataaatttgagATTGTAGAGCCCCCCAGCAGGCCTAAAAATTTAAGCTATTCAATAATAACTTATTAGGTTataattttatgttataatatgcatataaaatataaaattaaaatttcaatatcaAATATAAcccatttaaatttaaaaattttaaataattttta belongs to Hevea brasiliensis isolate MT/VB/25A 57/8 chromosome 4, ASM3005281v1, whole genome shotgun sequence and includes:
- the LOC110634478 gene encoding stress-response A/B barrel domain-containing protein UP3 isoform X3, coding for MRMLCVVAPGLLCSSPLSLSFSSPKHHLKLPSSSFRPYSRKSPIKMSTTTIEHIVLFKVKDNTDPTEVNTMLTSLNALVSLDPVLHLAAAPLYRTKSSPIPFTHMLHSRYSSRDDLNAYTVHPSHLTAVKESVLPICDDIMAVDWVADDLQGPIVLPPGSAIRVIFLKLKENLGEEVKDEILALIKGIKGSFGEINQITCGENFSPARAKGYSIASLAVFPGVSGIEAVDSKEELVNLQREKKG
- the LOC110634478 gene encoding stress-response A/B barrel domain-containing protein UP3 isoform X1, producing the protein MRMLCVVAPGLLCSSPLSLSFSSPKHHLKLPSSSFRPYSRKSPIKMSTTTIEHIVLFKVKDNTDPTEVNTMLTSLNALVSLDPVLHLAAAPLYRTKSSPIPFTHMLHSRYSSRDDLNAYTVHPSHLTAVKESVLPICDDIMAVDWVADDLQGPIVLPPGSAIRVIFLKLKENLGEEVKDEILALIKGIKGSFGEINQITCGENFSPARAKGYSIASLAVFPGVSGIEAVDSKEELVNLQREKVKDCLESFIVVDYVVPSP
- the LOC110634478 gene encoding stress-response A/B barrel domain-containing protein UP3 isoform X2; translated protein: MRMLCVVAPGLLCSSPLSLSFSSPKHHLKLPSSSFRPYSRKSPIKMSTTTIEHIVLFKVKDNTDPTEVNTMLTSLNALVSLDPVLHLAAAPLYRTKSSPIPFTHMLHSRYSSRDDLNAYTVHPSHLTAVKESVLPICDDIMAVDWVADDLQGPIVLPPGSAIRVIFLKLKENLGEEVKDEILALIKGIKGSFGEINQITCGENFSPARAKGYSIASLAVFPGVSGIEAVDSKEELVNLQREKVWLHNKKEEITLSQVQLI